The Micromonospora sp. NBC_00421 DNA window CGGTACCGCGGCGTCAACGCGAGCACCTGGTCCACCGCGTTGTCCAGACTCATCCCATGCCCGACGCTGACGAAGACCGGCCGCACCCCGTCCCGGGTACGCAGCACCCGTCCGACCACCTCACCGGCGTCGACCAGTGGGGCATCGTCCCCCCGGCGTGGACCCGGCCCGGCCCACTCGCCGACCAGCGGGGTCTTGCCCACCCCGATCGCCGGGAGCCCGGTCACCACGCCCAGGTGACAGGCCAACCCGAAACGACGCGGGTGGGCCAGCCCGTGCCCGTCACAGACCAGCAGCTCGGGACGGGTCGTCAGCCGGTCAAGAGCGGCCAGCAACGCCGGCAGCTCCCGGAAGGCGAACAGCCCCGGCACGTACCCGAAGGAGGGCCGGCCGACACTGACCGCCTTGTCCACCACCTCCAGGGTCGCGGCGTCGAGCACGGTCACGGCTGCGGCAAGCAGGTCACCATCCTCCGCGTACGCCACGTCGAGGCCGGCCACCGTCGCGGGCCGACGGGGACCCGGCCCGACCAGGTCCGCGCGGGGCCGCAACCGATCCTGTACGGCCACCGCCTCGGCGACCGTCAACTCCTGCGGCCCGGTGCCGTGGTGTCGCTCCGGCCGCCGGGCCGGCTCAGCTCGGCCCACCGTCGCGCCCGTCCTGCTCTTCCTTCTTCCTGTCGAAGGCACCGAAGGCGACGGCGAAGGCGATGCCGATGGAGATCCCGAACGCCACGCCGACGGCGTCCTGGAACAGGATCCATCCGACGATGACGCCGATGACCAGGCCAGACACCCAGGCGGTGGTCCGACGTGTCTTGGCAGCGGGGTCCGTCATCGCTTCATCCTATGTGAACACCGCAAATCACCCTTTTCACCAGCAGACCAACCCTGGCACCCACCTCACCCGCCGAGATCCGGATCAGCAGCCGAATCCCCGGCGGAGCGGAGCGCCTCCTCGAACATCACAAATGTCCTCCGCCTGATACCCCGCACGATCGCCTGTTCCTTGGCGGTCGGACTGCGCCGCTCGCGCCGAGCCGAATCGAGAATCGCCGCTGCAGTCTCGTACAGAGCGAACACCGGCCCGTCGCCGGACAGATAGTCCGACCTGTACCTCTCCACGTCCTGCACGAACTCTTCAGCCGAACGCTTCGAGATCTCACCAGCGGTGGCGAACACGAGCTCGTCAAGGATGCTGTCGTCCCGCTGCCACCCGCCCGTCTCCATGGCGATGCGGCACACCTGCGGGGACCCGTCCTCCGCCGCGACGACCTTCACGGGAGAGTCGTAGTAGGAGTAGTAGGCCGGCAGGTCCCCGCCTGCGCCCATGGCGGACATCATGTCTCCCCGAGTGTCGACATCAACGCGCGCCAGAACAACTGTTGCTGCTGACGCAGAATGCTGGTCACGAGTGCCCACTCCACCCCGGTGAGGGTCCGGCCGTCCTGACGAGCAAGGCTATCCAGGTCACGGCGGACCTCATAGAGGGCATGCTCCCAGGCGGCCACCTCATCGAGCGCCGCCAGGTGCAGCCGGAACTCGGCGAGATGGCCGTTCGTCATCTCAAGAACGAGCTGCACATCCCGGTAACCACTCTCCTGCGGGACGACGAATCTATCCTCGCAACGCACGATCCGGGCTTCGGGATAGCTTCGCAGGCGGTCAAGGGCGCGATAGAGATCGTGCAGGGACTGGAACTCCACCTTGGCACCGGCAAGGTCCCGTAGCCGGGACACGTCACCCCGATACTTACGGACCTTGTCCTCGGCCCGCTGGCGATCCTTCGGGCCTCGCCGCCAGCCAGCCGAGCCGACGACCCCGCCACCGTCGTACGTCAGGTCGACGGCGAGTTTGTTCAACTCCAGTTGAGCCACCGCAGCGGCGGCATACAGCGAATCCAGGTATGTCGCCCGATAGGCCGGGTCCACCGCACGACGACGATCGAACCCGGGCTGCCGGACATCCTCGCCGGTGGTCACGACACTGGCACTGACCAGAAGCTGCTCCGGAGAGAGCGGTGTCGGCAGGGGTACCGGTGGTTGTTGCCTGGCAATGGTGTCCGCATCCCTCACAGCCACCTCGTCGAGCAGCGAGCCGAGTGCATCGACTGCTGCTGGATGTGCGGCGAGATGGTGCAGCGTCAGCGGGCGTGCGGTCAGCGAGTTGGCCAGTTCGGGTGTCGTCAGGATCATGCGGGCGAGTTCTGGTCGCTGCGTCAACTGTCGTACGAGTGTCAGGGCGAGGGCTCGTTGACCGTCGGGCGGGTTGCGCCAGGTCTCGTCCAGCATCCGCAGGACCCTCGAATCGCCGAGCAGCCTCGCCACGTCCGCCGCGCCGGCCTCGTCCAGATGCGGGACGAGCCGTCGGATGGTCGAAGCGTCGGCGCCCGCGGCGATCTCTGCGGGCGGCAGACCGGCGCTGAGGACGGCATCGAGGCCGGCACCGCTGGACAGCAGCTCACGCAACCGGTCGGCAGGGCCTCCTGGTGATTGATCGGCCACCCGCTGCGGTTCCTCGTCGGCATGGTGGCCGGCAGGTGCCGGCGGTCGCTCGGGGTTCCCGCCCGCTGGTCCCACCTGCTCGGCAGATCCATGCCCGTCGAGCAGGTGCATCCGGTTGAGGTACGGGTCGCCGTACCCCTGTTCGTCGTCGGGTGCCGGCGGGTGGTCGGGCAGGTCGGGATGGACGCTGAACCGCCCCCGGGCCAGTCCGCCCAACGGCATCGGTCGGCCGTCACCGCCGAGGATCAACGCGTCGACGCCGACGACGTTGTCGGGGTGCCGCCGACCGGCATGTGCATAGAGCGGACGGTCGTGCACCGCTCCCGACTGCGGGTCGAGGTAGAGCACCGTGCCGTTCTGGTTGAGCGCCACCCAGGCGTGCGAGCCGCCGTCCTCCCACTCGGTGATCAGGAAGGCGTAGCTGCCGTGACCGCCGAGGACGAGCTGGTCGTGCAGGTTGCGGTAGCCCCGCTCGACGGACCGGCGCAGGGCTGCCGGCCCGGGTGTACCGCCCTCGTCGACGGCGAACAGCTTCTGGAACCGTCCGCCGGTGACTTCCTCGACCCGGCCGGGTCCGCCGGTCTCGCCATTGACCGGACGCCGGACGTCGCCCTGCAGATATCCGTCGAAGGTACGAGGCGCGGCAACCCTGGGCCGACCGTGCAGCCACGTCTCGTACAGGGACAGGGTGCAGTCCAGGCAGTTGATGCCCCGGGTCGGATCGGCCTGTGGCCCACCGTCGTTGGCCAGCGCGAACCACCCGCCCTGCCGGGGGTCTGCGGTACGCACCACGCTGCCGTCCGGATGCCGGGGCAACTGCCGTTCGAGGTCGGTCTGGTGCAGGGCGAGCGGAGGACGCAGTCCACCGACCTCCCCGTACCGGCGGGAGCGGTCGATGGGCGGCGGATCGTCGTCACCGCTCAGCGCCGACCGGTCACCCGTCTCGACCGCACCCCTCGCCAACTCGGCAACATCGTCGTTGATGCGGTGGAAGTCATCAGGATCCTCGACGAAGGTGTCTTCCGGGGCAATCGAACCGTTGCTGATCGCGTCGGCCAGGTCCAGCTCTCGGTAGCTGTCGGCCTGTTCCAGGTTCGCGATCTGCTGGTACCAGCCGGCCATCTCAAGACGGCCTTCACGCTGCAGCTGAATCGCACGACGGGCGGCCCGATGTGCCCTGGCTTCGTGCTCACGAGCGACCTCCCTGCGGAAACCGGCGTTGTCTCTTCGCCGCCGGTCCTCGAACCAGTGCCGCTGCGACTCGAAGTAACCCTGGTAGCGACGCCGTTCGAGCGCTTCCCGTTCCGCCGCCCACTTGGCGGCGTACCACTGCGGTGTTCTCGGGCGCGGTGGCCCGTCGCCTGCGGACGGTGTAGAGGCGATCGGCTCGGGAGCGGGCGAGAGGACGGGAGCGGGCGAGACGACCGGGGCCGGTGCCAGCGCCTCCAGGAGCGGGAACCGCCTGGCACCCTGTCGGTCGACGTCGCTGTCGTCGATGCCCGGTGGACCCGGGTCGCGGGCGGTCGGCGGGGTGTGCGGCCCCGCGACCGGTGCGCCGCCGTGGTTCGGGGGACCCGACGTCGGTCCGCCCGCTGTCGTCACGGTCGCGGCCGCACCGGCCTGTGCGGTGTCGGCACCGGGCGGTGCGGTGACCGCAGCGGTCGTCGTCGTGACCGTCTCGACGGGCCGACCTGCCAGGGGTGGGGAGGCTGGCTGATCCGCCAGGGGTGGGGAGGCCAACTGATCCGCGGTGGCCGATGACAGAGTGGGGCTGGACGCCACCGACTCGACGACGGCCGGCGGTGCGGCAGCATCGGCGGAGAGGTGGGCGGCCGGCCCGGGTGGAGGCGGATATGCCGCCGGGGCGGGTTCCGCCTGCCTGTCGAACTGGCCGAGGGCGGTGGCGCGACCGTGGTCGGTCGTCACCGGCAGATCGTGTGGTAACGGCGTCTCGACACCAGCGCCTGGTCCGCCACCGGTCCCGACGACCGACCCGGCCGCCACCGCCTGTCCCGGCCCGGACGCGCCGACAGACGGCGTTGTCTGGTCACCCACGGCCGGAGGCGGCAGTGGTGGGGCCGGAAGACCGGCGGACAATGGGGATGCATCGGTCAGTGAGCGCAGCCGGGCGTGCAGCGCGGCGTCCGCCTGCCCGGTCGCCGACCCGCTGACTCCGGAGACGGCGGCCCGGGTCGCATCCTCCAGCGACATCGCTCCCTGGCCGGTGACCAGGCCCGCCGCGCCCTCCGCCAGCACCTCACCGGTCATCTCTCGGCCGAAGTGCTCGCCGATCCGGGCCGCCCGGCCGGTGGCGTGCCGTCCCAGACCCGCCAGCGGCGCGACCGCGCCACCGGCCAGCCCACCGAGCGCCGACGCACCGAGGTCGGCCAGGTCGAGGCCGTGCCGGCGACCGGCGGAATTCTGGTACGCCTGCGTCGCCAGACTGACGCCGGCCTCCTGCCCGGCCTCGAACAGACCCCCCTTGACCGCCTGCCTGCCGAGCCCGCGCACTCCGCCCCTGGCCACCTCCTTGACGGCCCGCTCGCCCGCTTCCTTGAGCCCCTGCCGGAGCGCCTTGTCGGCCAGTCGCGCCATCAGCCGACGGAAGATGTTCTGGATCACGAGTCGGCTGGCGGTGACCGCCGCACCCGCGGCCGGGGAGGCGGCCCCGGCGGTGAGCGCGGCGGCGACGGCGAGGGCGAGCAACTCGACGACCAGGAGACCGAGCTCGATCCACACTTCGATCTTGGCGGCCTCGATGTCGCAGCCGCACTCCTCGACCAGCCGCCCCAGGTCGGTGCTGGCCGCGAGCAGCACCGGCAACGGGGCTTCGTCCCCCTCGGCCAGCCGCCGCCAGGCCGCCTCGAACGCCTCCGGGACCGCTCCCACCCCGCCGTATCCGCTGCGGACCTCGGTGGCGGCGGTGATCGCGTCGTCGCGCGGGCCGGCCAGGGCACCCGCCATGGCGTACCACTTGTCGGCGAGGTCCCAGACGGCGCGTTCGTTTCCCTCCGGCCATTCCACGCCGACCACCCAGTCGAGCGCCTCGTAGGCCCAACCCGGGAGGTCCCACGGGCTGTATTCGAGGGGGTGCGGAATCGGGCTCGGTAGCACGCTCAAGGCTTCCCCTGCAGGTCAGCGCCGGCGGTCGCGCGGGTCGACCACCCCGTCGAGGCGTCGGCCGCTCGCTTCGTCGGTCCGCACGTCGGCGTCGACCGAGCTGACCACGTCGGTGCCGAGCCTCTCCAGCGACCGGCCGAGCCCCGCCCAGGCGCGCAGCAACGTCTCTTCGTAGGACCGGTAGTTCTTCTCGAAGGCGGCGCCGATGTCGTCGCGACCCCACGGGCGGATAGCGCTCGCCGCCGCGATCTCCCCACCGTGGGCGGCGCGGCGGGCAGACATCGATTCACCGGCCAGGTGCAGGTCGGTGCCGCCCCGGCGGGCCCGGCCCGGGTCGAGCCAGAGCTGCCCGTCACCCATGCCGCTCCCCCTCCCGCCGGAGGACCGCGTCGGCCCGCCCGAGCAGCGCGCCGAAGTCGCCCGTACGCAGGAACTCCACCGACCCCGAGCCGGCCGGCAGGTGCGTGGCCACCAGTTCCTGGGTTGCCCGGCTGGCACGGGCGCAGGCCCGGTGCACGGTCGTGGTGATCTTCCGGCTCAGCGCCTGGTGGTCGCGGTCGTGATAGACGGCACCGGTCAGCTCCACCGAGATCAGCTCACCCCGGGCACCCACCGTCGCGGTGACCTGGCCGTCGTCCGAACGCTCGGTGATCCGCAGCGCGGCCAGCTCGGACCGGAGATCGTCCACGCCGGACCGCAACCGCTGGTATTGGCCGTACACCTCGTCGAACCGCGCCCGGAGCGCCTGGTTCGCATCGCGGTCCACCTTCTCGGCCAAGGCCACCCTCCCCGGTCACCGTCAGTCAGGCGAACCATACCGGGCGCCACGAATCCGTGGGGTCCGGTACTTTCGGGCGGTGATCGATCGCCAGCAGGCCGAGCAGCTCGCCGACGTGTGGGCCCGGCGTGACTCGCAGCGCCTCGGCTACGAATGCCGGGCCACGCTCGACGAGTTCGACCTCGGCTACGTGATCAGGTCGACCGTCGACCGCGCGGTCGACACGAACCCCGGCGACCTGCCGACCACCGTCGTCGACAAGGAGACCGGGGAGGTCACCACCTGGCCCCGGGTGCCGGCGGCCGTGGTGCAGCAGATGTACCGCCGCAGCCGGCCGGCCGGCGTGCCCGCGCCCCGGACCGTCGACCCGGCCATCCTGCTGTTGCGCGAGATCCGCC harbors:
- the nfi gene encoding deoxyribonuclease V (cleaves DNA at apurinic or apyrimidinic sites); translation: MTVAEAVAVQDRLRPRADLVGPGPRRPATVAGLDVAYAEDGDLLAAAVTVLDAATLEVVDKAVSVGRPSFGYVPGLFAFRELPALLAALDRLTTRPELLVCDGHGLAHPRRFGLACHLGVVTGLPAIGVGKTPLVGEWAGPGPRRGDDAPLVDAGEVVGRVLRTRDGVRPVFVSVGHGMSLDNAVDQVLALTPRYRLPETTRTADRLCRDTLATATGPARTG
- a CDS encoding toxin glutamine deamidase domain-containing protein, with protein sequence MLPSPIPHPLEYSPWDLPGWAYEALDWVVGVEWPEGNERAVWDLADKWYAMAGALAGPRDDAITAATEVRSGYGGVGAVPEAFEAAWRRLAEGDEAPLPVLLAASTDLGRLVEECGCDIEAAKIEVWIELGLLVVELLALAVAAALTAGAASPAAGAAVTASRLVIQNIFRRLMARLADKALRQGLKEAGERAVKEVARGGVRGLGRQAVKGGLFEAGQEAGVSLATQAYQNSAGRRHGLDLADLGASALGGLAGGAVAPLAGLGRHATGRAARIGEHFGREMTGEVLAEGAAGLVTGQGAMSLEDATRAAVSGVSGSATGQADAALHARLRSLTDASPLSAGLPAPPLPPPAVGDQTTPSVGASGPGQAVAAGSVVGTGGGPGAGVETPLPHDLPVTTDHGRATALGQFDRQAEPAPAAYPPPPGPAAHLSADAAAPPAVVESVASSPTLSSATADQLASPPLADQPASPPLAGRPVETVTTTTAAVTAPPGADTAQAGAAATVTTAGGPTSGPPNHGGAPVAGPHTPPTARDPGPPGIDDSDVDRQGARRFPLLEALAPAPVVSPAPVLSPAPEPIASTPSAGDGPPRPRTPQWYAAKWAAEREALERRRYQGYFESQRHWFEDRRRRDNAGFRREVAREHEARAHRAARRAIQLQREGRLEMAGWYQQIANLEQADSYRELDLADAISNGSIAPEDTFVEDPDDFHRINDDVAELARGAVETGDRSALSGDDDPPPIDRSRRYGEVGGLRPPLALHQTDLERQLPRHPDGSVVRTADPRQGGWFALANDGGPQADPTRGINCLDCTLSLYETWLHGRPRVAAPRTFDGYLQGDVRRPVNGETGGPGRVEEVTGGRFQKLFAVDEGGTPGPAALRRSVERGYRNLHDQLVLGGHGSYAFLITEWEDGGSHAWVALNQNGTVLYLDPQSGAVHDRPLYAHAGRRHPDNVVGVDALILGGDGRPMPLGGLARGRFSVHPDLPDHPPAPDDEQGYGDPYLNRMHLLDGHGSAEQVGPAGGNPERPPAPAGHHADEEPQRVADQSPGGPADRLRELLSSGAGLDAVLSAGLPPAEIAAGADASTIRRLVPHLDEAGAADVARLLGDSRVLRMLDETWRNPPDGQRALALTLVRQLTQRPELARMILTTPELANSLTARPLTLHHLAAHPAAVDALGSLLDEVAVRDADTIARQQPPVPLPTPLSPEQLLVSASVVTTGEDVRQPGFDRRRAVDPAYRATYLDSLYAAAAVAQLELNKLAVDLTYDGGGVVGSAGWRRGPKDRQRAEDKVRKYRGDVSRLRDLAGAKVEFQSLHDLYRALDRLRSYPEARIVRCEDRFVVPQESGYRDVQLVLEMTNGHLAEFRLHLAALDEVAAWEHALYEVRRDLDSLARQDGRTLTGVEWALVTSILRQQQQLFWRALMSTLGET
- a CDS encoding YbaB/EbfC family nucleoid-associated protein, with the translated sequence MALAEKVDRDANQALRARFDEVYGQYQRLRSGVDDLRSELAALRITERSDDGQVTATVGARGELISVELTGAVYHDRDHQALSRKITTTVHRACARASRATQELVATHLPAGSGSVEFLRTGDFGALLGRADAVLRREGERHG